One genomic segment of Micromonospora sp. WMMC415 includes these proteins:
- a CDS encoding thiamine pyrophosphate-binding protein: MVERTAADLVVERLRAWRVPRAFGYPGAAIAPVVEALDASGGDPAFVPARHEETASFMATGHAKFTGGIGVCLATHGPSAVQLLNGLYDAKLDSKPVVAIVGEDVRGPLGGAHEQIGLSRLFGDVCNQFVRYARAPAQVPGLLDEAFRTAAATRSPVCVVLPRDVQEAAVPDLLPESVVVTTTPGEPLARVLPRDADLAAAAHLLGGSRRTAILVGQGGRGAAEEIVALADRLGAGVATSLLGKPVLDERLPFHTGVLGEVGTPAAAELMGGCDALLMIGTNDPWTDYFPMPGQARTVQIDIDGRRIGSRYPVDVPLVGDAAETLRALLARVPDRPNATWRDTVEDSVDRWRNEAAARAAAPAEPVNPQLVLHELAARVPRTGAIAVDVGSVLHWYARHVELPSGVDAQLCGTLGSMGCALPYAVAAKLAAPDQPVLALMGDGAMQLNGLAELVTISQHWREWPDPRLVVLVLNNRDHSGMGGGWGPTADLSRRRPDVPYAGWARLLGLHGVRVDRPDLVGAAWEEAFAADRPCVVEAVVDPAVSPAPPEPAFADLRAVFAGGDAARRVRDRVLGAGLAVEDLV, translated from the coding sequence ATGGTTGAGCGTACGGCGGCCGACCTGGTGGTCGAACGGCTCCGGGCCTGGCGGGTCCCGCGCGCGTTCGGCTACCCCGGGGCGGCCATCGCCCCGGTGGTCGAGGCGCTCGACGCCTCGGGCGGGGACCCCGCCTTCGTGCCCGCCCGCCACGAGGAGACCGCCTCGTTCATGGCCACCGGACACGCCAAGTTCACCGGCGGCATCGGGGTGTGCCTCGCCACCCACGGACCCAGCGCGGTCCAACTGCTCAACGGGCTCTACGACGCGAAGCTCGACAGCAAGCCGGTCGTGGCGATCGTCGGCGAGGACGTCCGGGGGCCCCTCGGGGGCGCGCACGAGCAGATCGGCCTGAGCCGGCTCTTCGGTGACGTGTGCAACCAGTTCGTCCGGTACGCGCGCGCCCCGGCGCAGGTGCCGGGCCTCCTCGACGAGGCGTTCCGCACCGCCGCGGCCACCCGGAGCCCGGTCTGCGTCGTGCTGCCCCGTGACGTCCAGGAGGCCGCGGTGCCGGACCTGCTGCCCGAGTCGGTCGTCGTCACCACGACGCCCGGCGAGCCGCTGGCCCGGGTGTTGCCCCGCGACGCGGACCTGGCGGCCGCGGCGCACCTGCTCGGCGGCTCCCGGCGCACCGCGATCCTGGTCGGGCAGGGCGGCCGGGGCGCCGCCGAGGAGATCGTGGCCCTCGCCGACCGGCTCGGCGCCGGCGTGGCCACCTCGCTGCTCGGCAAGCCGGTGCTCGACGAGCGGCTGCCCTTCCACACCGGGGTCCTGGGCGAGGTCGGCACACCGGCCGCGGCCGAGCTGATGGGTGGCTGCGACGCGCTGCTGATGATCGGCACGAACGACCCCTGGACCGACTACTTCCCGATGCCCGGGCAGGCCCGCACCGTCCAGATCGACATCGACGGCCGCCGAATCGGCTCCCGCTACCCGGTGGACGTGCCGCTGGTCGGCGACGCCGCCGAGACGCTGCGCGCGCTGCTCGCCCGGGTGCCCGACCGGCCGAACGCGACCTGGCGGGACACCGTCGAGGACTCCGTCGACCGGTGGCGCAACGAGGCCGCCGCGCGCGCCGCCGCGCCGGCCGAGCCGGTCAACCCGCAGCTGGTGCTGCACGAGTTGGCCGCCCGGGTGCCGCGTACCGGCGCGATCGCCGTGGACGTCGGCTCGGTCCTCCACTGGTACGCCCGCCACGTGGAACTGCCCTCGGGCGTCGATGCGCAGCTGTGCGGCACCCTCGGGTCGATGGGCTGCGCCCTGCCGTACGCGGTCGCCGCCAAGCTCGCCGCCCCGGACCAGCCGGTGCTCGCCCTGATGGGCGACGGCGCCATGCAGCTCAACGGTCTCGCCGAGCTGGTCACGATCTCCCAGCACTGGCGGGAGTGGCCCGATCCGCGCCTGGTGGTGCTCGTCCTCAACAACCGCGACCACTCCGGTATGGGCGGCGGTTGGGGGCCGACGGCCGACCTGTCCCGGCGCCGCCCCGACGTGCCGTACGCGGGCTGGGCCCGCCTGCTCGGGCTGCACGGCGTCCGGGTGGACCGGCCTGATCTGGTCGGCGCGGCGTGGGAGGAGGCGTTCGCCGCCGACCGGCCGTGCGTGGTGGAGGCCGTCGTCGACCCGGCCGTGTCGCCCGCCCCGCCGGAGCCGGCGTTCGCCGACCTGCGCGCCGTGTTCGCCGGGGGTGACGCCGCCCGTCGGGTCCGTGACCGGGTGCTCGGCGCCGGGCTGGCCGTGGAGGACCTCGTCTAA
- a CDS encoding glycosyltransferase produces MSLTVLMNAGPWLSVPPPGYGGIENVIATLVPELRRLGVHVVLASVGTSTLPVDEMLSVFPDGQFHALQRPYNQVCGISQAHLNGVVRELHARDDIDLVHDHVEAVGLATLTAMGPDAPPALHTLHWDLAKHPELYGNVDGGDRVRVNGVSASQLARAPRALREHSVGHVHLSTPLAVDADRRPAAPKGDYAVVLGRINPGKGQDLGARVAQRVGVPLVLAGPVGPYHRPEDLAAAGEEARQNPDVRFFLEQVAPHVDGDLVRWVGTVAGRERDDLLAGARVALFPLRWEEPGGTAVVESLALGTPVVSTARGCLPELIDHGRTGLLTTDEEELGDLLLAASLIDEGECRREAAARFTPATMAQRYVALYEQVRQLATAPRLQPA; encoded by the coding sequence ATGAGCCTCACCGTCCTGATGAACGCCGGCCCCTGGCTGTCCGTGCCCCCGCCCGGCTACGGCGGCATCGAGAACGTCATCGCGACCCTGGTGCCGGAGCTGCGGCGGCTCGGCGTCCACGTCGTGCTCGCCTCGGTCGGCACCAGCACCCTCCCGGTCGACGAGATGCTCTCCGTCTTCCCCGACGGGCAGTTCCACGCACTGCAACGCCCGTACAACCAGGTCTGCGGGATCTCCCAGGCGCACCTGAACGGCGTGGTGCGGGAGCTGCACGCCCGCGACGACATCGATCTGGTGCACGACCACGTGGAGGCGGTCGGGCTGGCCACGCTCACCGCGATGGGGCCGGACGCCCCACCGGCGCTGCACACCCTCCACTGGGACCTGGCCAAGCACCCCGAGCTGTACGGCAACGTCGACGGCGGGGACCGGGTCCGGGTCAACGGCGTGTCCGCCTCGCAGCTGGCCCGGGCGCCGCGCGCGCTGCGGGAGCACTCGGTCGGGCACGTGCACCTGTCCACGCCGCTCGCGGTGGACGCGGACCGCCGGCCCGCCGCGCCGAAGGGCGACTACGCGGTCGTCCTGGGCCGGATCAACCCCGGCAAGGGGCAGGACCTGGGCGCCCGGGTGGCGCAGCGGGTGGGGGTCCCGCTGGTGCTCGCCGGCCCGGTCGGGCCGTATCACCGGCCGGAGGACCTGGCCGCGGCCGGCGAGGAGGCCCGGCAGAACCCGGACGTGCGGTTCTTCCTCGAGCAGGTGGCCCCGCACGTCGACGGCGACCTGGTCCGCTGGGTCGGCACGGTGGCCGGGCGGGAACGCGACGACCTGCTGGCCGGCGCCCGCGTTGCGCTCTTCCCGCTGCGGTGGGAGGAGCCGGGGGGTACGGCGGTGGTGGAGTCCCTCGCCCTGGGCACGCCGGTGGTGTCCACCGCCCGCGGCTGCCTGCCCGAGCTGATCGACCACGGCCGTACCGGGCTGCTCACCACCGACGAGGAGGAACTCGGCGACCTGCTCCTCGCGGCGAGCCTGATCGACGAGGGTGAGTGCCGCCGGGAGGCCGCCGCCCGGTTCACGCCGGCGACGATGGCGCAGCGGTACGTGGCCCTGTACGAGCAGGTCCGCCAGCTCGCCACCGCGCCCCGGCTGCAACCCGCCTGA
- the ctaD gene encoding cytochrome c oxidase subunit I has translation MPKRVTTEPRDRGPAILAPARFGGYPGQLRPALPGSRLTRWLRTTDHKQIGLLYLLSSFGFFLIAGLQAMLMRAELARPGLQFLSPEQYNQLFTSHGTIMLLLFATPAAFGFANYIVPIQIGAPDVSFPRLNALAYWLYLFGGLMVIGGFLTPGGSADFGWFAYNPLSSVEHSPGVGANMWVIGLVLSGLGTILGAVNLIATILTLRAPGMTMFRMPIFTWNMLFVSLLVILVFPLLAAALLALASDRILNSHVYDPTTGGPMLWQHLFWFWGHPEVYIIAVPFFGIITEIIPVFARKPIFGYTGLVLATIAITILSMAVWAHHMYGTGQVLLPFFSILSYLIAVPTGVKFFNWIGTMWKGQITFETPMLFAIGFLVTFLLGGLTGVLLASPPVDFHATDTYFAVAHFHYVMFGTVVFALFGGFYFWWPKMTGRLLDERLGKAHFWTMFIGFHGTFLVHHWLGGEGMPRRYVDYLESDGFTTLNTISTIFSFLLGASTLFFIWNAWKSWRYGAMVNVDDPWGFGNSLEWATTCPPPLRNFDRMPRIRSERPAFDAKYGQLVADLGRDLPQRATRPPQEFREELHMERHVPESPSADGAVAGPREAMAHHPAPQSGARPIEVPEPEEVRRPSFEETEEAEEPILGARRAPQENERWRRPGGHPDDTTEK, from the coding sequence ATGCCCAAGCGGGTCACCACGGAACCACGCGACCGGGGTCCGGCGATCCTGGCGCCGGCGCGCTTCGGCGGCTACCCGGGCCAGCTGCGGCCGGCGCTGCCCGGCAGCAGGCTGACCCGGTGGCTGCGCACCACCGACCACAAGCAGATCGGTCTGCTCTACCTGCTCTCCTCGTTCGGGTTCTTCCTGATCGCCGGCCTCCAGGCGATGCTGATGCGCGCCGAACTGGCCCGGCCCGGCCTGCAGTTCCTGTCCCCGGAGCAGTACAACCAGCTCTTCACCTCGCACGGCACGATCATGCTGCTGCTGTTCGCCACCCCGGCCGCGTTCGGGTTCGCCAACTACATCGTGCCGATCCAGATCGGGGCGCCCGACGTCTCGTTTCCCCGGCTGAACGCTCTCGCCTACTGGCTCTACCTCTTCGGCGGCCTGATGGTGATCGGCGGATTCCTCACCCCGGGCGGTTCGGCGGACTTCGGCTGGTTCGCGTACAACCCGCTGAGCAGCGTGGAGCACTCCCCCGGTGTCGGTGCCAACATGTGGGTGATCGGCCTGGTGCTCTCCGGACTGGGGACCATCCTCGGTGCGGTGAACCTGATCGCCACGATCCTGACCCTGCGGGCGCCGGGCATGACCATGTTCCGGATGCCGATCTTCACCTGGAACATGCTCTTCGTCAGCCTGCTGGTGATCCTGGTGTTTCCGCTGCTGGCCGCAGCGCTGCTGGCACTGGCGTCCGACCGGATCCTGAACAGCCACGTCTACGACCCGACCACGGGCGGGCCCATGCTGTGGCAGCACCTGTTCTGGTTCTGGGGGCACCCCGAGGTCTACATCATCGCAGTGCCGTTCTTCGGGATCATCACCGAGATCATCCCGGTCTTCGCCCGGAAGCCGATCTTCGGCTACACGGGTCTGGTGCTCGCCACCATCGCGATCACCATCCTGTCCATGGCGGTCTGGGCGCACCACATGTACGGCACCGGCCAGGTGCTGCTGCCGTTCTTCAGCATCCTGAGCTACCTGATCGCCGTGCCGACCGGGGTCAAGTTCTTCAACTGGATCGGGACGATGTGGAAGGGGCAGATCACCTTCGAGACACCGATGCTGTTCGCCATCGGATTCCTGGTGACGTTCCTGCTGGGCGGACTGACCGGGGTGCTGCTGGCCAGCCCGCCGGTCGACTTCCACGCCACCGACACGTACTTTGCCGTCGCGCACTTCCACTACGTCATGTTCGGCACGGTGGTGTTCGCGCTATTCGGCGGCTTCTACTTCTGGTGGCCGAAGATGACCGGCCGGCTGTTGGACGAGCGGCTGGGCAAGGCGCACTTCTGGACCATGTTCATCGGCTTCCACGGCACCTTCCTGGTGCACCACTGGCTGGGCGGTGAGGGGATGCCCCGCCGGTACGTCGATTACCTGGAGAGCGACGGGTTCACCACCCTCAACACGATCTCCACGATCTTCTCCTTCCTCCTCGGAGCCTCCACTTTGTTCTTCATCTGGAACGCGTGGAAGTCCTGGCGGTACGGGGCGATGGTCAACGTGGACGACCCCTGGGGCTTCGGCAACTCCCTCGAATGGGCGACCACCTGCCCGCCGCCGCTGCGCAACTTCGACCGGATGCCCCGGATCCGCTCCGAGCGGCCCGCGTTCGACGCCAAGTACGGCCAGCTCGTCGCCGACCTCGGCCGCGACCTGCCGCAGCGCGCCACCCGGCCACCCCAGGAGTTCCGTGAGGAGTTGCACATGGAGAGGCACGTGCCCGAATCGCCGAGCGCCGACGGTGCGGTGGCCGGTCCGCGCGAGGCGATGGCGCATCACCCGGCCCCGCAGTCCGGCGCCCGGCCGATCGAGGTCCCCGAGCCGGAGGAGGTGCGCCGGCCCAGCTTCGAGGAGACCGAAGAGGCGGAGGAGCCCATCCTGGGCGCGCGGCGCGCACCGCAGGAGAACGAACGGTGGCGCCGCCCCGGCGGCCACCCCGACGACACCACGGAGAAGTAA
- a CDS encoding ATP-binding protein: MPSRITCEVRDWAPVTVVRLYGGLDLGSMRAVRTVLDRCLSTQPDALVVDLAGVTVRDRLALSVFATTARRAADWPAVPMVVCAPPPEAARWLAESTLARVLPVRQDCAEATHEARRAVAPRLRTRLEPVAEACRLARELVGDACARWNVPGAAGPASLVLSELVGNVVRHAHTPMQVTLTLRRPYLHVAVQDGSRSPARAGRPDLRAEGGRGLLLVRELAERWGCVPAGAGKAVWATVAAN; encoded by the coding sequence ATGCCGAGCCGGATCACCTGTGAGGTGCGCGACTGGGCGCCGGTGACGGTCGTGCGGCTGTACGGCGGTCTCGATCTGGGCAGCATGCGCGCGGTGCGTACGGTGCTGGACCGGTGCCTGTCCACACAGCCCGACGCGCTGGTGGTCGACCTGGCCGGTGTCACCGTCCGCGACCGGCTGGCCCTGTCGGTCTTCGCCACCACCGCGCGCCGGGCGGCCGACTGGCCGGCGGTCCCGATGGTGGTGTGCGCCCCGCCGCCGGAGGCGGCGAGGTGGCTGGCCGAGTCGACCCTGGCCCGGGTGCTGCCGGTACGGCAGGACTGCGCCGAGGCGACCCACGAGGCCCGGCGGGCCGTGGCGCCCCGGCTGCGCACCCGGCTGGAGCCGGTGGCGGAGGCCTGCCGACTGGCCCGCGAGCTGGTCGGGGACGCGTGCGCCCGGTGGAACGTGCCGGGGGCGGCCGGGCCGGCGTCGCTGGTGCTCAGTGAGCTGGTCGGCAACGTGGTCCGGCACGCGCACACCCCGATGCAGGTGACGCTGACCCTGCGCCGCCCGTACCTGCACGTGGCGGTGCAGGACGGCAGCCGTAGCCCGGCCCGTGCCGGGCGGCCGGACCTCCGGGCCGAGGGCGGGCGGGGCCTGCTGCTGGTCCGGGAGCTGGCCGAGCGCTGGGGCTGCGTGCCGGCCGGTGCGGGCAAGGCCGTCTGGGCGACCGTGGCCGCCAATTAA
- a CDS encoding glutamate--cysteine ligase has product MGEDVGARTFSREDRARYRDKVRRCLDVFAEMLRESRFDVDRPMTGLEIELNLVDDGSMPAMRNADVLAAVADPDFQTELGQFNVEINVAPRRLAGTGTAEFEEQVRASLNAAEAKARTVGAHMVMIGILPTLRPEHLTAATLSANPRYRLLNEQIFAARGEDLRIAINGVERLAVTADTITPEAACTSTQFHLQVSPAQFADYWNSAQAIAGVQVALGANAPLLFGRELWRETRVPLFEQATDTRAEEIKAQGVRPRVWFGERWITTVFDLFEENVRYFPALLPICEPEDPAGTLAAGGVPALAELRLHNGTIYRWNRPVYDVLKGRPHLRVENRVLPAGPTVVDTIANGAFYFGLVRALAESDRPLWSQMSFSAAEENFTSCARYGIDAQVFWPGLGYLPVTELVLRRLLPLAHHGLDRWGVAPEERDRLLGIIEKRCLTGRNGASWQVETLHRLESADHLDRPAALREVVRHYVDLMHSNRPVHEWPLP; this is encoded by the coding sequence ATGGGCGAGGATGTCGGTGCGCGGACCTTCAGCCGTGAGGATCGGGCCCGGTACCGCGACAAGGTGCGCCGCTGCCTCGACGTCTTCGCCGAGATGCTGCGGGAGTCGCGGTTCGACGTCGACCGGCCGATGACCGGGCTGGAGATCGAGCTCAACCTCGTCGACGACGGGTCGATGCCGGCCATGCGCAACGCCGACGTCCTCGCCGCCGTCGCCGACCCGGACTTCCAGACCGAGCTGGGCCAGTTCAACGTCGAGATCAACGTGGCGCCCCGGCGGCTCGCCGGGACCGGCACCGCCGAGTTCGAGGAGCAGGTACGCGCCAGCCTCAACGCCGCCGAGGCCAAGGCGCGGACGGTCGGCGCCCACATGGTCATGATCGGGATCCTGCCGACGCTGCGTCCGGAGCACCTGACCGCGGCGACGCTGTCGGCCAACCCCCGCTACCGGCTGCTCAACGAGCAGATCTTCGCGGCCCGCGGCGAGGACCTGCGGATCGCGATCAACGGGGTCGAGCGGCTGGCGGTCACGGCGGACACGATCACTCCGGAGGCCGCCTGCACCAGCACCCAGTTCCACCTCCAGGTCAGCCCCGCCCAGTTCGCCGACTACTGGAACTCGGCGCAGGCGATCGCCGGTGTCCAGGTCGCGCTCGGCGCGAACGCGCCGCTGCTCTTCGGCCGCGAACTGTGGCGGGAGACCCGGGTCCCGCTGTTCGAGCAGGCCACCGACACCCGCGCCGAGGAAATCAAGGCGCAGGGCGTCCGTCCCCGGGTGTGGTTCGGCGAACGCTGGATCACGACGGTCTTCGACCTGTTCGAGGAGAACGTCCGCTACTTCCCGGCGCTGCTGCCGATCTGCGAGCCGGAGGACCCGGCCGGGACGCTCGCGGCCGGCGGCGTGCCGGCCCTCGCCGAACTGCGGCTGCACAACGGCACCATCTACCGGTGGAACCGCCCGGTGTACGACGTGCTGAAGGGCCGGCCGCACCTGCGGGTGGAGAACCGGGTGCTGCCGGCCGGGCCCACGGTCGTCGACACGATCGCCAACGGCGCCTTCTATTTCGGGCTGGTCCGGGCCCTGGCCGAGAGTGACCGGCCGCTGTGGTCGCAGATGTCGTTCAGCGCCGCCGAGGAGAACTTCACCTCCTGCGCCCGGTACGGCATCGACGCGCAGGTCTTCTGGCCGGGCCTGGGGTACCTGCCGGTCACCGAGCTGGTGCTGCGCCGGCTGCTGCCGCTCGCCCACCACGGACTGGACCGCTGGGGTGTGGCCCCGGAGGAGCGGGACCGGCTGCTCGGCATCATCGAGAAGCGCTGTCTCACCGGCCGCAACGGCGCGAGCTGGCAGGTGGAGACGCTGCACCGGCTGGAGTCCGCCGATCACCTGGACCGGCCCGCGGCGCTGCGCGAGGTGGTCCGCCACTACGTGGACCTCATGCACAGCAACCGGCCCGTCCACGAGTGGCCGCTGCCCTGA
- a CDS encoding Vms1/Ankzf1 family peptidyl-tRNA hydrolase, translating into MQLSFLRPLYDRPGPWCSVYLDASADTEDAHPALDLRWRALRDRLQQQRADLASIEAIERVVRGHDPMPGDYGIAVFASHGRVALSEYLSAPPLRDLAAFAPLPHVMPLLAQRGEQVAWVRVLANREGADAMAVSAGGVPRRAAVTGREDFQLRRVNPGGWSQSRYQRAAMEAWHHNAGDVAAATVQLAEKVGADVVVVAGDVRATGVIAAQMPDRWQDVLVRTDAGSRARGADDTLLDDLTVQTIAEVADQRITATLDRFGMQEDVGAGLDAVVSALQRNQVENMLIVDDPSANGELWIGPEPTEIATDPQQLAAMSVRDPAKVRADAALVRALVGTDAELTVLGPDEAPELTDGVGAVLRYVDAGTPGRGDG; encoded by the coding sequence ATGCAGCTGTCCTTCCTGCGCCCGCTCTACGACCGGCCGGGCCCGTGGTGCTCGGTCTACCTGGACGCGTCCGCCGACACCGAGGACGCCCACCCGGCGCTGGACCTGCGCTGGCGCGCCCTGCGGGACCGACTTCAGCAGCAACGGGCCGACCTGGCGTCGATCGAGGCGATCGAACGGGTCGTACGGGGCCACGACCCGATGCCGGGCGACTACGGCATCGCGGTGTTCGCCAGTCACGGCCGGGTGGCGCTGTCGGAGTACCTGTCCGCCCCGCCGCTGCGCGACCTCGCCGCGTTCGCGCCGCTGCCGCACGTGATGCCGCTGCTCGCCCAGCGCGGCGAGCAGGTGGCCTGGGTGCGGGTCCTGGCCAACCGGGAGGGCGCCGACGCGATGGCGGTCAGCGCCGGCGGCGTTCCCCGGCGCGCCGCGGTCACCGGCCGCGAGGACTTCCAACTGCGGCGGGTCAACCCGGGAGGGTGGTCGCAGTCGCGGTACCAGCGAGCCGCGATGGAGGCGTGGCACCACAACGCCGGCGACGTCGCCGCCGCGACGGTGCAGCTCGCCGAGAAGGTGGGCGCCGACGTGGTCGTGGTGGCCGGCGACGTCCGGGCCACCGGCGTGATCGCCGCCCAGATGCCCGACCGCTGGCAGGACGTCCTCGTCCGCACCGACGCCGGCTCCCGGGCCAGGGGCGCCGACGACACCCTCCTGGACGACCTGACGGTGCAGACCATCGCCGAGGTCGCCGACCAGCGCATCACCGCCACCCTGGACCGGTTCGGCATGCAGGAGGACGTGGGTGCCGGGCTGGACGCGGTGGTGTCGGCGTTGCAGCGCAACCAGGTGGAGAACATGCTCATCGTCGACGACCCGTCGGCGAACGGGGAGCTGTGGATCGGACCCGAGCCCACCGAGATCGCCACCGACCCGCAGCAGCTGGCCGCGATGTCGGTACGCGACCCGGCGAAGGTCCGCGCCGACGCCGCTTTGGTGCGGGCTCTGGTCGGGACCGACGCCGAGCTGACCGTGCTCGGCCCGGACGAGGCGCCGGAGCTGACCGACGGGGTGGGCGCCGTGCTGCGCTACGTCGACGCCGGCACCCCCGGCCGGGGCGATGGTTGA
- a CDS encoding DUF3817 domain-containing protein, which translates to MRERVTRLFVVAAIAEAISWAGLLAGMAVKYGPPANELGVQVFGPIHGALFVAYGVLVLAVARLRRWRLLTAGVALLCAVPPFATLVFERWARRRGLLADAPAPARDAAPVG; encoded by the coding sequence ATGCGGGAACGGGTGACCCGGCTGTTCGTCGTGGCGGCGATCGCCGAGGCGATCTCCTGGGCGGGCCTGCTGGCCGGCATGGCGGTGAAGTACGGGCCGCCGGCCAACGAACTGGGCGTGCAGGTCTTCGGTCCGATCCACGGCGCGCTCTTCGTCGCGTACGGCGTTCTGGTGCTCGCGGTGGCCCGGCTGCGCCGGTGGCGCCTGCTCACGGCCGGGGTGGCCCTGCTCTGCGCCGTGCCGCCCTTCGCCACCCTGGTCTTCGAGCGGTGGGCCCGCCGCCGGGGCCTGCTCGCCGACGCCCCCGCTCCGGCCCGGGACGCCGCCCCCGTCGGCTGA
- a CDS encoding SigB/SigF/SigG family RNA polymerase sigma factor, whose amino-acid sequence MFGQTTTSTPPPTDRGLEDLDAAALAYAARIEGLPPERRQEARDDLVRFALPFAGRLARRYRGRGEPLEDLEQVARLGLVNAVDRYDPERGSFTAYAAITIVGEIKRHFRDRTWGVHVPRRLRDLILEVGQATAALTSELSRAPTVAELAERLETPEEEILAALESAAGYSPASLNAPVGGESSAEFGDLVGESDNALESVDDRVTVSGLLHRLPWRERRILAMRFYGNQTQAEIAARFGISQMHVSRLLSRALTWLRQAMLADAPPPWQNGAGEADAVKTRISVKQNGDRVVVEVGGDVDREGADQLRRAMLEAMTGQPTEVVVDLVGAAGFDAGGIAALMAGQEAAARTGVPLRLTRVQPAVRRSLAAAGLPPTRD is encoded by the coding sequence ATGTTCGGACAGACCACCACAAGCACACCGCCACCTACCGACCGGGGCCTCGAAGACCTCGACGCGGCGGCTCTGGCGTACGCGGCACGGATCGAGGGACTGCCGCCCGAACGGCGGCAGGAGGCACGCGACGACCTGGTCCGCTTCGCGCTGCCGTTCGCGGGGCGACTGGCGCGCCGGTACCGGGGACGTGGTGAACCGCTGGAGGACCTGGAGCAGGTGGCCCGGCTGGGGCTGGTCAACGCGGTGGACCGGTACGACCCGGAACGGGGTTCGTTCACCGCGTACGCGGCGATCACGATCGTCGGCGAGATCAAACGCCACTTCCGCGACCGCACGTGGGGCGTGCACGTTCCCCGGCGGCTGCGCGACCTGATCCTCGAGGTGGGACAGGCGACGGCGGCGCTGACCAGCGAGCTGTCCCGCGCCCCCACCGTGGCGGAACTGGCCGAGCGGCTGGAGACGCCCGAGGAGGAGATCCTCGCCGCGCTGGAGTCGGCGGCCGGGTACAGCCCGGCGTCGCTGAACGCCCCGGTGGGCGGGGAGAGCTCGGCCGAGTTCGGTGACCTGGTGGGGGAGTCCGACAACGCCCTGGAGTCCGTGGACGACCGGGTGACCGTCAGCGGCCTGCTGCACCGGCTGCCCTGGCGTGAGCGGCGGATCCTCGCCATGCGCTTCTACGGCAACCAGACCCAGGCCGAGATCGCGGCCCGGTTCGGCATCTCGCAGATGCACGTCTCCCGGCTGCTGTCCCGGGCGCTGACCTGGCTGCGACAGGCGATGCTCGCCGACGCGCCGCCGCCGTGGCAGAACGGCGCCGGCGAGGCCGACGCGGTGAAGACGAGGATCTCGGTGAAGCAGAACGGCGACCGGGTGGTGGTCGAGGTCGGCGGGGACGTCGACCGCGAGGGCGCCGACCAGTTGCGCCGGGCGATGCTGGAGGCGATGACCGGCCAACCCACCGAGGTGGTGGTCGACCTGGTCGGCGCGGCCGGCTTCGACGCCGGCGGGATCGCCGCGCTGATGGCCGGCCAGGAGGCCGCCGCCCGCACCGGCGTACCGCTGCGGCTGACCCGGGTGCAGCCCGCGGTCCGCCGCTCGCTCGCCGCCGCCGGCCTCCCCCCGACCCGCGACTGA
- a CDS encoding DUF4383 domain-containing protein — MTVPPAHARARRNPAEGQPPVRRAAFAIAVVFLVSGLLGFVPGVTENFADLRIAGHQSGARLLGVFEVSVLHNLVHLLFGVAGLVLARSVPTARMYLVGGGAIYLVLWLYGLAVDHGSAANFLPVNNADDWLHLVLGAGMVALGTLAPRRARR, encoded by the coding sequence GTGACGGTCCCGCCCGCCCACGCGCGCGCTCGGCGGAACCCGGCCGAGGGCCAGCCGCCGGTGCGCCGGGCCGCCTTCGCCATCGCCGTGGTCTTCCTGGTCAGCGGTCTGCTCGGCTTCGTGCCCGGGGTCACCGAGAACTTCGCCGACCTCCGGATCGCGGGCCACCAGTCGGGGGCCCGGCTGCTCGGCGTCTTCGAGGTGTCCGTCCTGCACAACCTCGTCCACCTGCTGTTCGGTGTGGCCGGGCTGGTCCTGGCCCGGTCGGTCCCGACCGCCCGGATGTACCTGGTCGGCGGCGGGGCGATCTACCTGGTGCTGTGGCTGTACGGCCTGGCGGTGGACCACGGCAGCGCGGCGAACTTCCTGCCGGTGAACAACGCCGACGACTGGCTGCACCTGGTTCTCGGCGCCGGGATGGTCGCGCTGGGCACGTTGGCCCCGCGCCGCGCCCGCCGGTGA